Proteins from a single region of Mycetohabitans endofungorum:
- a CDS encoding 5'-methylthioadenosine/adenosylhomocysteine nucleosidase, with protein sequence MNTVQESNARPLGIMAALPEEIAPLIDEMRAAPDWRTVMLGRREYALGTLRGLPCVMTLARVGKVAAATTATAMIHQFGVDAIIFTGVAGGVARQVRVGDIVIADALMQHDLDASPLFPRFEVPLLGVSRFGTDDSLSDALAVAAASFVRAQAMQLVQRYRGVIDDMPRVHRGLIVSGDRFIADHAAREAVLAAAPDALAVEMEGAALAQVCHEYDVRCAVVRTISDVADAHAAVSFSTFLAEVASAYSGGMLQRFLAQRRVQQ encoded by the coding sequence ATGAATACAGTACAAGAATCGAACGCTCGTCCGCTCGGCATCATGGCCGCGCTGCCGGAGGAAATCGCCCCCCTAATCGACGAAATGCGTGCCGCACCGGATTGGCGCACGGTGATGCTGGGCCGCCGCGAATACGCGCTTGGCACGCTGCGCGGCCTGCCGTGCGTGATGACGCTGGCGCGCGTGGGCAAGGTGGCCGCGGCGACCACCGCGACCGCGATGATCCACCAATTCGGTGTTGATGCCATTATTTTCACTGGCGTCGCGGGTGGTGTCGCGCGGCAGGTGCGGGTGGGTGACATCGTCATCGCGGATGCGCTGATGCAGCACGACCTGGACGCATCGCCGTTGTTTCCGCGATTCGAAGTGCCGTTGCTCGGCGTTTCCCGCTTCGGCACTGACGATAGCTTGTCGGACGCGCTGGCAGTGGCTGCGGCATCGTTTGTGCGCGCGCAGGCGATGCAGCTCGTCCAGCGCTACCGTGGTGTGATCGACGATATGCCGCGCGTGCATCGGGGGCTCATCGTTAGCGGCGACCGGTTCATTGCCGACCATGCCGCACGCGAAGCCGTGCTAGCGGCCGCGCCGGACGCATTGGCGGTCGAAATGGAAGGGGCGGCGCTGGCGCAGGTCTGTCATGAGTACGACGTGCGCTGCGCGGTGGTCCGCACGATCTCGGATGTCGCTGACGCACACGCCGCGGTGTCGTTCTCGACGTTCCTCGCCGAGGTGGCGAGCGCGTATTCGGGCGGCATGCTGCAGCGTTTTCTTGCGCAGCGCCGGGTGCAGCAATAG
- a CDS encoding heavy metal translocating P-type ATPase, whose translation MMKTSPTYTTSLDIEGMTCASCVTRVERALGKVPGVFHVTVNLATERASVTAGLDVAAPTLVAAVKKAGYDARLTPETPAAASHENAMWPLAAVIVSTLLTLPLLAPMIEMLAGAAPSPHSGEPMADIQAAIGHGAPSVPILLQAVLATVIQFVLGARFYVSGYKAVLALSGNMDLLVALGTSAAYGLSLYQWATHPHGGAPLYFEASAVIITLVLFGKWLETRAKRQTTAAIRALNALRPDTARVRIDGTERELPLSDVRVGMQVIVRPGERFPVDGRIVGGRTHANEAMLSGESLPMAKDEGDTVHAGSLNGEGAVVIEATGIGAQTMLAQIIQLVETAQAAKAPIQRLVDRVSAVFVPAIIAIALVTLCGWLLAGAPVQHAILNAIAVLVIACPCSLGLATPTAILAGTGVAARHGMLIKDAEALELAHRVNVIALDKTGTLTDGKPVVVAFDALEGTDEDALSIAAGVQQHSEHPLARAIVALAQQRQVVAAKARDTRAIAGRGIQTTIGDAIFGIGSTRWLRELGIAPDAALQARSDALQRAGNTVSWLVCVAPSPAPLALIAFGDTVRPSAQAALARLATSGIRTLLMTGDNGGSAAAVASAVGIAEVHADMSPQDKAAMIARLREQGNVVAMVGDGVNDAPALAAADLGIAIGSGTDVAMHAAGITLMRDDPALVADALDLSRRTYRKIWQNLFWAFVYNVVGVPLAALGWLNPMIAGAAMALSSVSVVGNALLLRRWRSCNARVRRPM comes from the coding sequence ATGATGAAAACCTCCCCGACCTATACGACATCGCTGGATATCGAAGGCATGACATGCGCCTCCTGCGTGACGCGTGTCGAGCGTGCACTCGGCAAGGTGCCGGGGGTATTCCATGTGACCGTTAATCTGGCGACCGAGCGGGCATCGGTCACGGCCGGGCTCGATGTGGCGGCTCCCACACTCGTCGCCGCCGTCAAGAAGGCTGGCTACGACGCACGTCTGACGCCCGAGACGCCCGCTGCGGCTTCACACGAGAACGCAATGTGGCCGCTGGCGGCGGTGATCGTCTCCACCTTGCTGACACTGCCGCTGCTGGCGCCCATGATCGAGATGCTGGCGGGCGCCGCGCCATCGCCCCACTCCGGCGAGCCGATGGCGGACATACAGGCGGCGATAGGCCACGGTGCGCCGAGCGTGCCGATTCTGCTGCAAGCCGTGCTGGCGACCGTGATCCAGTTCGTGCTCGGCGCGCGCTTCTACGTATCCGGCTACAAGGCCGTGCTAGCGCTGTCCGGCAACATGGACCTGCTTGTCGCGCTGGGCACATCGGCCGCTTATGGATTATCCCTTTACCAATGGGCGACCCACCCACATGGCGGTGCTCCCCTCTATTTCGAGGCATCCGCCGTGATCATCACGCTGGTGCTGTTCGGCAAGTGGCTCGAAACCCGCGCTAAGCGACAGACCACCGCCGCGATCCGCGCACTAAACGCACTGCGGCCCGATACAGCCCGCGTGCGTATCGACGGCACTGAACGTGAGCTACCACTGTCCGACGTGCGCGTCGGCATGCAAGTGATCGTGCGTCCCGGCGAGCGATTCCCGGTCGATGGCCGCATCGTCGGCGGCCGCACGCACGCGAACGAAGCCATGTTAAGTGGCGAGAGCCTTCCCATGGCGAAAGACGAAGGCGACACAGTGCACGCCGGCTCGCTGAACGGCGAAGGCGCAGTCGTGATCGAGGCGACGGGGATCGGTGCACAAACGATGCTGGCTCAGATCATCCAGCTGGTCGAGACCGCGCAAGCCGCGAAGGCGCCCATCCAGCGACTGGTGGATCGCGTCAGCGCCGTATTCGTGCCGGCCATCATCGCGATTGCACTGGTCACGCTGTGCGGCTGGTTGCTCGCCGGCGCACCGGTCCAACATGCGATCTTGAACGCAATCGCCGTATTGGTGATCGCCTGCCCCTGTTCGCTTGGGCTTGCGACGCCAACCGCCATCCTTGCCGGCACCGGCGTCGCGGCCCGGCATGGGATGCTGATCAAGGACGCCGAGGCACTGGAGCTTGCTCATCGGGTTAACGTCATCGCGCTCGACAAGACCGGCACGTTGACCGACGGCAAGCCCGTCGTCGTGGCCTTCGATGCATTGGAGGGCACAGACGAGGACGCGCTGTCGATTGCCGCCGGTGTGCAGCAGCACAGCGAACATCCGCTGGCGCGCGCAATCGTCGCCTTGGCGCAGCAGCGGCAGGTGGTTGCCGCCAAGGCGCGCGACACCCGCGCTATCGCTGGACGTGGCATCCAGACAACGATCGGCGACGCGATCTTTGGCATCGGCAGCACGCGATGGCTGCGCGAGCTTGGCATCGCGCCCGACGCGGCACTGCAGGCGCGTTCGGACGCGCTGCAGCGGGCCGGCAACACCGTATCGTGGCTGGTGTGCGTGGCACCTTCGCCCGCCCCACTGGCGCTAATCGCATTCGGCGACACGGTCAGGCCATCGGCCCAGGCGGCGCTCGCCCGGCTCGCCACATCGGGCATACGTACCCTGCTGATGACGGGCGACAACGGCGGCAGCGCAGCGGCAGTCGCCTCAGCGGTTGGTATCGCCGAAGTGCATGCGGACATGTCACCGCAGGACAAGGCCGCGATGATCGCGCGGTTGCGCGAGCAAGGCAATGTGGTGGCGATGGTTGGCGACGGTGTCAACGATGCGCCGGCGCTGGCCGCCGCCGACTTGGGCATCGCGATCGGCAGCGGCACGGACGTCGCGATGCACGCTGCCGGCATCACGTTAATGCGTGACGATCCTGCACTGGTAGCCGACGCACTGGACCTATCACGACGTACATATCGCAAAATCTGGCAAAACCTATTCTGGGCTTTCGTCTACAACGTCGTCGGCGTGCCATTGGCCGCGCTCGGGTGGCTCAATCCGATGATCGCAGGTGCGGCGATGGCCTTGTCCAGCGTGAGCGTCGTGGGCAATGCGTTGCTGCTGCGGCGCTGGCGCAGCTGCAACGCACGGGTGCGCCGGCCCATGTAG
- the parA gene encoding ParA family partition ATPase, giving the protein MAAEIIAVTQQKGGVGKSTIAMHLGAAFHEREKKVLVVDADGQNTLVHWSSAASEESGIPFPIVNLAEAGGQIHREIKKFVNDYDLIIVDCPPSITEKVSGVVLLAASIAVVPTSSSPADYWSSVGLVKLIQQAQTMNEDLKAVFLLNKTEEKRMLTRELKRALEELGFPLLKTQIPTRECYKQAMALGQTVLQMSDRGAKLASAEIRACADEIAALLQ; this is encoded by the coding sequence GTGGCAGCTGAAATCATTGCGGTTACTCAGCAGAAGGGGGGCGTGGGCAAGAGCACGATCGCAATGCATCTTGGCGCAGCGTTCCATGAAAGAGAAAAGAAAGTTTTGGTCGTCGACGCGGACGGGCAAAATACATTGGTCCACTGGTCTAGCGCCGCCAGTGAAGAATCAGGCATTCCGTTCCCGATTGTGAACTTAGCGGAGGCAGGGGGCCAGATCCATAGAGAAATCAAGAAATTCGTCAACGATTACGATCTCATCATTGTGGATTGCCCGCCATCGATCACAGAGAAGGTCTCCGGCGTTGTACTGCTGGCGGCCAGTATCGCGGTTGTGCCAACGTCTTCGTCGCCGGCCGACTATTGGTCGAGCGTTGGTCTGGTCAAGCTGATCCAGCAAGCGCAGACAATGAACGAAGATTTGAAAGCCGTCTTCCTCCTCAACAAGACCGAAGAAAAACGGATGCTGACACGCGAATTGAAGCGCGCGCTCGAGGAACTCGGCTTCCCACTTCTGAAGACTCAGATCCCTACTCGCGAGTGCTACAAGCAGGCGATGGCGTTGGGACAAACCGTCCTGCAAATGTCGGACCGTGGCGCCAAACTGGCAAGCGCCGAAATCCGAGCCTGCGCCGATGAAATCGCGGCGCTATTGCAGTGA
- a CDS encoding AGE family epimerase/isomerase, whose protein sequence is MNQPNYASATIDELHQHLASVILPLWATRGFNDALGLPYDVIAPPGQPALPPTRYRAMACARQLYVFSAAGWHDHADRLFESLRSRFVDTTHGGWHYSIDAQGAPQETQKDLYTHAFIVFSCAEYFRHRGNRDALDLLEATLHVIETRFATDAGLYNAVLSADFRTLVDGPQQNPIMHLAEAYLSARDVQRDAWFSDALQRIAEQMIATFVHRPTGCIAELPIGCSALRIEPGHQFEWFYLASSAPDVFGHSDLPEWLGSAYMFSLRHGVSPVTGGVCAALDEHGHVIEPNERLWAQTEFARALATSQALRGASEAQDAYVSLKAQLGRFKQRFLRDYGWVESIAQDGAVVRADMPSTTPYHMATMYHAVARLRTGS, encoded by the coding sequence ATGAACCAGCCAAACTACGCCAGCGCAACCATCGACGAGTTGCACCAGCACCTGGCCAGCGTGATTTTGCCATTGTGGGCCACCCGGGGCTTCAATGACGCATTAGGTCTGCCTTATGACGTGATCGCGCCGCCAGGACAGCCTGCGTTGCCGCCCACGCGCTACCGGGCTATGGCCTGTGCGCGCCAACTCTACGTGTTCAGCGCAGCTGGCTGGCACGATCACGCAGACCGCTTGTTTGAATCGCTGCGCAGCCGGTTCGTGGATACGACACATGGCGGCTGGCACTATAGCATCGATGCACAAGGCGCGCCGCAAGAGACGCAAAAGGATTTGTACACACATGCATTCATCGTGTTCAGTTGCGCGGAATATTTCCGGCACCGGGGCAACCGGGATGCACTGGATCTGCTCGAAGCGACACTGCACGTGATTGAAACGCGCTTCGCGACCGACGCCGGTCTGTACAACGCGGTGCTATCCGCCGACTTTCGCACGCTCGTCGACGGCCCGCAGCAGAACCCGATCATGCACTTGGCCGAAGCCTACCTGTCCGCCCGCGACGTACAGCGCGACGCGTGGTTTTCCGATGCGCTGCAGCGTATCGCGGAACAGATGATTGCGACATTCGTGCATCGCCCGACCGGCTGCATCGCGGAGTTGCCGATCGGCTGCAGCGCCTTGCGCATCGAACCCGGACACCAGTTCGAATGGTTCTACCTCGCGTCGAGCGCGCCGGATGTCTTTGGACACAGCGACCTGCCCGAGTGGCTCGGCTCGGCCTATATGTTCTCGCTCCGGCACGGCGTGTCGCCTGTCACCGGCGGAGTGTGCGCTGCGTTGGACGAGCATGGCCATGTGATCGAGCCAAACGAGCGGTTGTGGGCGCAAACCGAATTCGCCCGCGCGCTGGCCACATCGCAAGCGCTGCGGGGCGCCAGCGAGGCGCAAGATGCGTACGTGTCCCTGAAGGCTCAACTCGGCCGTTTCAAGCAGCGCTTCTTGCGCGACTACGGCTGGGTAGAATCGATTGCGCAGGACGGCGCCGTGGTGCGCGCGGACATGCCGTCAACGACGCCCTACCACATGGCGACCATGTACCACGCGGTTGCCCGCTTGCGCACGGGGTCGTGA
- a CDS encoding ParB/RepB/Spo0J family partition protein produces MKSSQLARGFQARPDTTTSEKRTALERLNAIDTWVKQPSSPDTPEPVAIAKKDGAPDPSETITPRSNESAAYRAWRTANGYTPGQVIELPLKAIKPSPFNPRHFYLKSSIAELAVNLAKQGQQQAIHVIPDHQNPGTFFVSDGGRRVRALREANKESVRAIVVDLPIGIESYKLGYDLNVQRDSQTVFDNAIVWRRFLDEQHFQSQRELAEHLGIDESTVAVALGIAKLPEAVMQEMVARPDRFGSNMAYQVARYHSAKGTDATLRLINKIVANDLSTRQVADIVKGRGVSSDAPKPLRRQRYAQRLEIKVGGATLGDLKSYGDDRLELKLKGLTREKRDELLAQIEALLMPKTSDTSGHGANTTDA; encoded by the coding sequence ATGAAATCCTCTCAACTCGCCCGAGGCTTCCAGGCACGGCCGGATACGACGACCAGCGAAAAGCGAACAGCACTGGAACGTCTCAACGCGATCGACACGTGGGTCAAGCAGCCCAGTAGCCCCGATACGCCCGAACCGGTCGCGATTGCTAAAAAGGACGGGGCGCCTGATCCGTCCGAGACCATCACCCCGCGCTCCAACGAATCGGCGGCGTACCGCGCGTGGCGTACTGCAAATGGATATACACCGGGACAGGTCATTGAGTTACCACTAAAAGCGATCAAACCCAGTCCCTTCAATCCGCGCCATTTCTACCTGAAGTCGTCGATTGCCGAACTTGCCGTGAACCTTGCCAAGCAAGGTCAGCAGCAGGCTATTCACGTCATTCCGGATCATCAAAACCCCGGCACATTCTTCGTCAGTGACGGCGGCCGCCGCGTGCGGGCATTGAGAGAAGCCAACAAGGAAAGTGTCAGGGCAATCGTCGTAGACTTGCCTATTGGCATTGAGAGCTATAAGCTCGGCTATGATTTGAACGTCCAGCGGGACTCGCAAACAGTCTTCGACAACGCCATCGTATGGCGACGCTTTCTCGACGAGCAGCATTTCCAAAGTCAACGCGAACTTGCCGAGCATCTTGGCATTGATGAGTCGACAGTTGCCGTCGCATTAGGCATTGCGAAACTCCCGGAAGCCGTCATGCAGGAAATGGTGGCTAGGCCGGATCGGTTTGGCTCTAACATGGCGTACCAAGTTGCCCGATATCATTCCGCAAAGGGTACAGATGCCACGCTTCGATTGATCAACAAAATCGTCGCCAACGACCTCAGCACCCGGCAAGTTGCCGATATCGTCAAGGGCAGGGGAGTATCTAGTGACGCGCCCAAGCCGCTGCGCCGACAGCGCTACGCGCAACGGCTGGAAATCAAAGTCGGCGGAGCGACGCTTGGCGACCTAAAGTCGTATGGTGACGACCGCCTTGAGTTGAAGCTGAAGGGACTGACACGGGAAAAGCGCGACGAATTGTTGGCACAGATCGAAGCGCTATTGATGCCAAAAACCTCGGACACCAGTGGCCACGGCGCCAACACAACCGACGCGTAA
- a CDS encoding DUF1254 domain-containing protein, with protein MMQLKSLLHASRVVARVPTPVSYCGALAAAVLAIGCAGPSPLSASNAGWTTTEVADSYVFGYPLVVMDVLREAQTATRPVNQLYTGTSGEPGFVSSEWLDLGPEPVVLSLPDAHGRYTLVQANDMWTNVAVSAGTRTTGSRAQTIAFVGPGWMGSLPPGVARVDSPTRYLMLCVVEPGVARGAARCRTVA; from the coding sequence ATGATGCAACTCAAGTCGCTGCTGCATGCGTCGCGCGTCGTCGCACGCGTGCCTACCCCTGTTTCATATTGTGGCGCATTGGCCGCCGCCGTGCTGGCTATCGGCTGCGCGGGGCCCTCGCCGTTGAGCGCGAGCAATGCCGGCTGGACGACGACAGAGGTGGCCGATTCGTATGTGTTCGGCTATCCCCTGGTGGTGATGGACGTGCTGCGCGAGGCGCAGACGGCGACGCGTCCGGTCAACCAACTCTATACGGGGACCTCCGGTGAGCCGGGCTTTGTCAGCAGCGAGTGGCTGGATCTCGGCCCTGAGCCGGTCGTGCTGTCGTTGCCCGACGCGCATGGCCGCTACACACTGGTGCAGGCCAATGACATGTGGACCAACGTCGCCGTGTCGGCCGGCACCCGCACGACCGGTTCGCGCGCGCAGACCATCGCGTTCGTCGGGCCGGGCTGGATGGGCAGCTTGCCGCCTGGCGTTGCACGCGTGGATTCGCCAACCCGTTATCTGATGCTTTGCGTGGTGGAGCCGGGGGTGGCGCGCGGTGCCGCGCGGTGCCGCACGGTCGCATAA
- a CDS encoding replication initiation protein produces the protein MATRVAKKKTDVVSPNSSELRKAVEAIAIQPKSGKITLLTRKLFNVLLAVAQQADESGDTYRALLSDIVANSAFDSNDTALVKEHLRRMVSVQVEWSTGTSSQKPGRKWGISTLIADAEILEDATTRRVWVEFSFAPKIKKKLLDPVQYARLSLQFQSQLRSSAGLALYEICVRYLTNPSHLTMREPWEWWRPILSGTPDSEAGDEAKREYKYFKRDYLRPAIAEVNAVTNINVELIEHREGRRVSEIQFRVAERKQPMLALDEHPNVFDSTLVDRMVKLGIPLKEAQTLYADSEENRIRAALQMTEQRMRSTTLPAVRSAAALFKDALKKGYAPPVEEVPTLQVKKVAGEEDPKARLLAEYAAYRRKQARELYDEQDDAGRELARESFEDEALPGLGAHLRDEWRKRGIASKIAETAFFDWLALKTWGEPTDGDLLAFTLNHARAAA, from the coding sequence ATGGCCACCCGCGTTGCAAAGAAGAAGACCGATGTTGTCAGCCCGAACTCCTCGGAGTTGCGCAAGGCCGTTGAAGCCATCGCGATTCAGCCCAAGAGCGGTAAGATTACCTTGCTGACTCGCAAGCTGTTCAATGTGCTGTTGGCTGTTGCGCAGCAAGCCGATGAGTCGGGCGACACCTATCGGGCGTTGCTTTCGGATATCGTCGCAAATTCCGCGTTCGACTCTAATGACACGGCGCTGGTCAAGGAACATTTGCGTCGGATGGTATCGGTGCAGGTCGAATGGAGCACTGGGACATCGAGCCAGAAACCGGGACGCAAGTGGGGTATCTCAACGTTAATCGCGGACGCCGAAATTCTCGAGGATGCGACTACCCGGCGCGTATGGGTCGAATTCTCGTTTGCCCCGAAGATCAAGAAGAAGCTTCTCGATCCGGTCCAGTATGCCCGCCTGAGCTTGCAGTTTCAAAGCCAACTGCGTAGCAGTGCCGGGTTGGCGCTGTATGAGATCTGCGTACGCTACTTAACCAATCCAAGCCATCTTACGATGCGTGAGCCATGGGAGTGGTGGCGTCCCATCTTGTCCGGAACACCGGACTCGGAGGCTGGCGATGAAGCCAAGCGCGAATACAAGTATTTCAAGCGCGATTATCTTCGTCCTGCGATCGCGGAAGTGAATGCGGTAACCAATATTAATGTTGAATTGATCGAGCATCGTGAAGGACGGCGTGTATCGGAAATCCAGTTTCGAGTAGCAGAGCGCAAGCAACCGATGCTGGCGCTCGATGAACATCCAAACGTGTTCGACAGCACGTTGGTCGATCGCATGGTCAAGCTCGGTATTCCGTTGAAAGAGGCGCAGACGCTGTACGCCGACAGTGAAGAAAATCGCATTCGCGCCGCGTTGCAGATGACCGAGCAACGGATGCGCAGCACGACGCTGCCTGCGGTACGCAGTGCTGCGGCGCTGTTCAAGGATGCCCTGAAGAAAGGCTACGCGCCGCCGGTCGAAGAAGTCCCAACGCTGCAAGTCAAGAAGGTCGCTGGAGAAGAGGATCCAAAGGCCCGGCTATTGGCTGAATACGCTGCGTATCGTCGCAAACAGGCGCGTGAGCTTTATGACGAGCAGGACGATGCGGGGCGGGAGCTTGCCCGGGAATCATTCGAGGACGAAGCGTTGCCGGGTCTGGGCGCTCACCTGCGGGACGAATGGCGTAAGCGTGGCATCGCGTCAAAGATCGCCGAGACGGCCTTTTTTGATTGGCTGGCGCTGAAAACGTGGGGCGAGCCGACGGATGGCGACCTGCTCGCGTTCACGTTGAACCACGCACGCGCCGCAGCATAA
- a CDS encoding Fur family transcriptional regulator produces the protein MPNTPSRTPAARAAQAGSPVADVTQALQLAHAYCQERGESLTPLRQKVLSLLLQSGRATKAYTLLDEMRKIHPGSAPPTVYRALDFLQSVGLVHRIESINAFTVCHDLTHCRHGILIVCQSCGAVAEIDAPGVHHALVNKIESTGFTLVRGELELKGLCAECAAKAA, from the coding sequence ATGCCCAACACTCCATCCCGTACTCCCGCTGCTCGCGCGGCGCAAGCCGGCTCACCGGTGGCCGATGTCACGCAGGCGTTGCAGCTCGCGCACGCGTACTGCCAGGAGCGCGGCGAATCGCTGACGCCGCTACGGCAGAAAGTCCTGTCGTTGCTGCTGCAATCCGGCCGCGCCACCAAGGCCTACACGCTGCTCGATGAAATGCGCAAGATTCACCCGGGCTCCGCGCCGCCGACCGTCTATCGCGCGCTCGATTTCCTGCAGTCCGTGGGATTGGTGCATCGGATCGAATCGATCAACGCGTTCACGGTATGTCATGACTTGACGCACTGCCGGCACGGAATCCTGATCGTCTGCCAGTCCTGTGGCGCAGTCGCGGAAATCGATGCGCCGGGTGTTCATCACGCGCTAGTGAACAAGATTGAATCGACCGGCTTCACACTTGTCCGAGGCGAACTTGAACTCAAGGGCTTGTGCGCAGAATGCGCGGCAAAGGCTGCGTAA
- the arsC gene encoding arsenate reductase (glutaredoxin) (This arsenate reductase requires both glutathione and glutaredoxin to convert arsenate to arsenite, after which the efflux transporter formed by ArsA and ArsB can extrude the arsenite from the cell, providing resistance.) → MITIYHNPRCSKSRAAYALLVDELAGREEVRTVEYLKTPPTLDDLKQLHALLGVPVREMIRDNEPTFAELGLGDTSLSEDTLLKVVSDHPVLLQRPIVVRDFRAVIGRPPEQVATLFD, encoded by the coding sequence ATGATTACGATTTATCATAATCCCCGTTGTTCGAAATCACGCGCCGCCTACGCCTTGCTGGTTGACGAGTTGGCAGGACGCGAGGAAGTCCGAACGGTCGAATATTTGAAAACACCCCCTACACTCGACGATTTGAAACAGCTGCATGCATTGTTGGGTGTGCCGGTGCGCGAAATGATTCGGGACAATGAGCCGACTTTCGCCGAACTTGGGTTGGGCGATACCTCGCTATCTGAAGACACGCTTCTTAAGGTGGTTTCCGACCATCCGGTATTGTTGCAACGCCCGATTGTTGTTCGCGATTTCCGGGCTGTGATCGGACGGCCGCCCGAGCAGGTCGCCACACTGTTCGATTAA
- a CDS encoding DNA-binding protein has translation MNDEDKQAIRDELLSLKAQGTRRRELSLHACKRLFFDHAVRPTLANVRELTGVGSASDIPKDIEFFWERVRDTSKVRIDAGVLPPALHSTAGELLRSLYDAALAAARDELAQKRVEMQQTIAAAEQKARDAQLLYEHARAELQRHHDAWTGATLKEGELAERLATERTMARRAHEQVILLKGRLADSEAEISTLRNKVESLQTELKARTEHYAAEIKDAIANAERRVKPLLVELDTLRSASSSYQAGLREQSRKEFEHVQQLAAIKARADTLQNQLDTKSDEVDRLSRQIEQFRVQAGVPSTLGKLVADLALAGRLTHEEIASIGTAVDGFVALPSTCAACGDAEPELYEHDGRFELQCPACERTSGEAPSRLSAYNRFAAAVSSSVSS, from the coding sequence ATGAATGATGAAGACAAGCAGGCGATACGGGACGAACTGCTAAGCTTGAAAGCGCAGGGCACCCGGCGTCGCGAATTGTCGCTGCATGCGTGTAAACGTCTATTTTTCGATCACGCGGTCCGCCCAACACTAGCCAATGTCCGGGAATTGACCGGTGTCGGCAGCGCCAGTGACATTCCGAAAGATATCGAGTTTTTCTGGGAGCGAGTGCGCGACACGTCAAAGGTGCGGATCGATGCCGGTGTACTGCCGCCAGCGCTCCACAGCACCGCTGGCGAACTGCTTCGCAGCCTTTACGATGCCGCACTTGCCGCAGCACGGGATGAACTCGCGCAAAAACGTGTCGAGATGCAACAGACTATCGCCGCAGCAGAGCAAAAAGCCCGAGATGCGCAGCTATTGTATGAGCATGCCCGTGCCGAATTACAACGGCATCATGACGCGTGGACTGGTGCAACGCTCAAAGAAGGGGAATTGGCCGAGCGGCTGGCAACCGAACGGACCATGGCCAGACGGGCGCACGAACAAGTGATCTTGCTGAAAGGCCGGTTGGCGGATAGCGAAGCAGAGATTTCGACGTTACGCAATAAAGTCGAGTCACTACAGACTGAGTTGAAAGCCCGTACTGAGCACTATGCAGCCGAGATTAAGGATGCCATCGCGAACGCTGAGCGCCGAGTCAAGCCGTTATTGGTCGAACTGGACACGCTACGTTCAGCCTCGTCTTCGTACCAAGCCGGCTTGCGTGAGCAAAGCCGTAAGGAATTCGAGCATGTCCAGCAACTAGCGGCAATCAAGGCGCGTGCCGACACGCTGCAAAACCAACTGGATACAAAGTCGGACGAAGTTGACCGATTGAGTCGGCAAATAGAGCAGTTCCGCGTACAAGCGGGCGTACCGTCGACACTTGGCAAATTGGTTGCCGACCTGGCGCTAGCTGGCCGTCTCACCCATGAGGAAATTGCGTCGATTGGTACCGCTGTTGACGGTTTCGTCGCACTGCCATCGACATGTGCGGCATGCGGTGATGCGGAGCCTGAACTGTATGAGCACGATGGACGCTTCGAATTGCAATGCCCAGCATGCGAGCGCACCTCCGGTGAAGCCCCTTCTCGGCTGTCCGCTTATAATCGATTTGCCGCTGCCGTCTCATCATCGGTATCAAGCTGA